The sequence GCCTGGCCCTGTGCGTGGGCGTGTACCTCATCAAGCGGGGCCTGCGAGAGGCGCACATGCGCGCCATGATCATCGCCACCAGCCTCGCCACCATCTTCCTGGTGCTGTACCTGACCCGCCTGGGCCTGGGCTACGAGAAGAAATACGCCGGACCCGAGGAGTGGCGCGCGGCGTACTTCGCGCTGCTGATCAGCCACATCATCCTGGCCGCCGCGAACCTCCCGCTCGCGCTGGGCGCCCTGTGGAACGCGTACAAGGGCCTGAAGGCCGCCCGCACCCTGAACAACATTGACCTGCCCGCCGCGCGCGGGTACTTCAACAAGCACCGCGCCTGGGTCCGCTGGACGGTCCCGGTGTGGCTGTACGTCGCCGTGACCGGCTGGATCATCTACCTCGTGCTGCACAGCTACGGCGAGGTCATCAAGAGCTGACGCGACGGCCACAGAACCGGGGGCGGCCTGAGACGGGTCGCCCCTTGTCCTGTTCCAGCGGTGCTCAGGTCCATCGAAGCGCGAACAGCACGTCCTTCACCTCCAACCACTGCCTTGCTCAGGTGCTCGCTCTGCTCGATTCAGAGATCTTGCGGGTGTCCCTCAGGACCTCTGGATGCTGCTCTGTGTGACCCGCGCCGCGCCGAGAAGGAGAGGACGTGCGTACACTCACGCGGTGACCGTCCCCGCCCCGACGCCTGACCCCACCCCCCCGGCCGGGCGGGACGTGCTGGCCTACCCGGAATTCCGCGCCATGCTCGTCGCGGCCGTTACCAGCACCCTCGCCTCGCGCGCCGTCGCCCTGACGGTCGCGTACCAGATGTACCAGCTCACGAAAGACCCCCTCACGCTGGGCCTGCTGGGTCTCGTGGAGGCCATTCCCGCCCTGAGCCTCGCGCTGCTGGGCGGCGTCGTCGCCGACCGGACGGACCGGCGCCGCATCCTGCTCCTGACCATCGGCGTGGAGGTGCTGTGCGCACTCCTGTTTGCGCTGTACGCCCCGCACGCCCAGACGGGGGGCATCGGGCCGCTGCTGGCACTGATCTTCGCGCTGGGCGTCGCGCGGGGCTTCTCCGACCCAGCCCTGCCCGCGTTCCAGGCGCAGGTCGTGCCGCGCGAGCTGCTGCTGCGCGCCAGCGCCTGGAGATCCAGCGCGTGGCAGGCCGCCGCGATCATCGGCCCTGCCCTGGGCGGCGCGCTGTACGCGTGGCGCGGCCCGCAGGCGGCCTACGCCTTCGCGCTGGGGTTGTTCCTGGTCTCGCTGGGCTGCGTGGTCTCCGTGAAGAGCAAGGGCCGCCCCGCCTTCACGCCCGGCGAACCACTGGGCCAGAGCATCAAGGTGGGCCTCGCGTTCGTCCTGCAGCGGCAGGTGCTGGTCGGCAGCATGGCCCTGGACCTGTTCAGCGTGCTGTTCGGCGGGGCCATCGCTCTGCTGCCCGTGTTTGCCAGCGACATCCTGCGCGTCGGCCCCACCGGGCTGGGCCTGCTGGTCGCGGCGCCCAGCGTCGGCGCGCTGGCCGTCATGCTGTTCGCCACCCGCCGCCCCCCAGGGCAGGGCGCGGGCCGCACGCTACTGCTGGCCGTCGCGGGCTTCGGCGTCAGCATGATCGTCTTCGGCCTGTCCCGCAGCCTCGCCCTGAGCGTCGTGGCCCTGGTCGCCGCCGGGGTGTTCGACGGGATCAGCATGGTCATCCGCAGCGCCACCCTGCAGCTGAACACCCCGGATCACATGCGCGGCCGCGTGAACGCCGTCAGCGGCATGTTCATCGGGGCCAGCAACGAACTCGGCGCGTTCGAGAGCGGCGTCGCCGCGCGCCTGCTCGGCACCGCCCGCAGCGTCTGGCTGGGCGGTCTCGTCACGCTGATCGTCGTCGCCGCCACCGCCGCGCTGGCCCCCGAACTGCGCGCCATGAACCTCGCCGACGTGGAGGACTGACGCCGGGGCAGACCGCACCGCCCTGTTCCCCGCGCCGGTCACCGTTCTCCTCCCGCGGGCCCTGCTACGCTCCGGGCATGAAACGCAGCATTCCGGAGTTGCAGCACTCCGCGCAGCCGCTGGTCATGGTGACCGCGTACGACTACCCCGGCGGGAAGCACGCGCAGGCCGCCGGCGTGGACCTGATCCTGGTCGGCGACAGCTTGGGGAACGTCGTGCTGGGCTACGACAGCACCGCGCCCGTCACGCTGGGCGA comes from Deinococcus sedimenti and encodes:
- a CDS encoding MFS transporter, whose protein sequence is MTVPAPTPDPTPPAGRDVLAYPEFRAMLVAAVTSTLASRAVALTVAYQMYQLTKDPLTLGLLGLVEAIPALSLALLGGVVADRTDRRRILLLTIGVEVLCALLFALYAPHAQTGGIGPLLALIFALGVARGFSDPALPAFQAQVVPRELLLRASAWRSSAWQAAAIIGPALGGALYAWRGPQAAYAFALGLFLVSLGCVVSVKSKGRPAFTPGEPLGQSIKVGLAFVLQRQVLVGSMALDLFSVLFGGAIALLPVFASDILRVGPTGLGLLVAAPSVGALAVMLFATRRPPGQGAGRTLLLAVAGFGVSMIVFGLSRSLALSVVALVAAGVFDGISMVIRSATLQLNTPDHMRGRVNAVSGMFIGASNELGAFESGVAARLLGTARSVWLGGLVTLIVVAATAALAPELRAMNLADVED
- a CDS encoding DUF420 domain-containing protein, with protein sequence MAETINQWAVITIVLSGLALCVGVYLIKRGLREAHMRAMIIATSLATIFLVLYLTRLGLGYEKKYAGPEEWRAAYFALLISHIILAAANLPLALGALWNAYKGLKAARTLNNIDLPAARGYFNKHRAWVRWTVPVWLYVAVTGWIIYLVLHSYGEVIKS